A genomic region of Equus caballus isolate H_3958 breed thoroughbred chromosome 1, TB-T2T, whole genome shotgun sequence contains the following coding sequences:
- the VDAC2 gene encoding voltage-dependent anion-selective channel protein 2: protein MATCGQSCPRPMCVPPSYADLGKAARDIFNKGFGFGLVKLDVKTKSCSGVEFSTSGSSNTDTGKVTGTLETKYKWCEYGLTFTEKWNTDNTLGTEIAIEDQICQGLKLTFDTTFSPNTGKKSGKIKSSYKRECINLGCDVDFDFAGPAIHGSAVFGYEGWLAGYQMTFDSAKSKLTRNNFAVGYRTGDFQLHTNVNDGTEFGGSIYQKVCEDLDTSVNLAWTSGTNCTRFGIAAKYQLDPTASISAKVNNSSLIGVGYTQTLRPGVKLTLSALVDGKSINAGGHKLGLALELEA, encoded by the exons ATGGCGACCTGCGGCCAGAGCTGCCCGCGGC caatgtgtgttCCTCCATCATATGCTGACCTTGGCAAAGCTGCCAGAGATATTTTCAACAAAGGATTTG GTTTTGGTTTGGTGAAACTGGATGTGAAAACAAAGTCATGCAGTGGTGTG GAATTTTCAACATCTGGTTCATCTAATACAGACACTGGTAAAGTTACTGGGACCTTGGAGACCAAATATAAATGGTGTGAGTATGGTCTGACTTTCACAGAAAAATGGAACACTGATAACACTCTGGGAACAGAAATCGCAATTGAAGACCAg atTTGTCAAGGTTTGAAACTGACATTTGATACCACCTTTTCACCAAACACGGG aaagaaaagtggtAAAATCAAGTCTTCTTACAAGAGGGAGTGTATAAACCTTGGTTGTGATGTTGACTTTGATTTTGCTGGACCTGCAATCCATGGTTCAGCTGTCTTTGGTTATGAAGGCTGGCTTGCTGGGTACCAGATGACCTTTGACAGTGCCAAATCAAAGCTGACAAGGAATAACTTTGCAGTAGGCTACAGGACTGGGGACTTCCAGCTGCACACTAATGT CAATGATGGGACAGAATTTGGAGGATCAATTTATCAGAAAGTATGTGAAGATCTTGACACTTCAGTAAACCTTGCTTGGACATCAGGTACCAACTGCACTCGCTTTGGCATTGCAGCTAAATATCAGTTGGATCCTACTGCTTCCATTTCT gCAAAAGTCAACAACTCTAGTTTGATTGGAGTCGGCTATACTCAGACTCTGAGGCCTG GTGTGAAGCTTACGCTGTCTGCTCTGGTAGACGGGAAGAGCATTAATGCTGGAGGCCACAAACTTGGGCTTGCCCTGGAGTTGGAGGCTTAA